The Pyrus communis chromosome 9, drPyrComm1.1, whole genome shotgun sequence genome has a segment encoding these proteins:
- the LOC137745974 gene encoding flavin mononucleotide hydrolase 1, chloroplatic-like, with protein MAQLLKVAAIPFPLSLRRNGCRTSSPRFHRATTLALTTHDAHNTTKRSSFHSTNTRRLPIILFDIMDTVVRDPFYHDVPAFFRMSFEELIESKHPTAWIEFEKGITDEMELARTFFKDGRPIDLEGLKNCMKKGYSYVEGVEELLDVLKHNNYEMHAFTNYPIWYEMIEDKLNISKYLSWTFCSCITGKRKPDPEFYLEVVRHLEVDPGSCIFVDDRMRNVEAAKEVGIVGLHFKNADSLRQDLLSMGIDISTKQTNLQQE; from the exons ATGGCTCAGCTCTTGAAAGTAGCCGCTATCCCTTTCCCTCTAAGTCTAAGACGCAACGGCTGCAGGACAAGCTCACCTCGATTTCACAGAGCTACAACACTGGCTCTTACAACCCATGACGCCCACAACACCACCAAGCGCTCCTCCTTTCATAGTACCAATACTCGAAGGCTTCCTATAATCCTCTTCGACATCATGGACACAGTTGTTCGTGACCCCTTTTACCACGATGTCCCTGCCTTCTTCAG AATGTCTTTCGAAGAATTGATCGAAAGCAAGCACCCGACTGCATGGATTGAGTTCGAAAAGGGTATAACTGATGAG ATGGAGCTAGCAAGAACATTCTTTAAGGATGGAAGGCCTATAGATTTGGAAG GCCTGAAAAATTGCATGAAGAAAGGATACTCCTATGTTGAAGGTGTTGAAGAATTGCTTGATGTGTTAAAACATAACAACTACGAGATGCATGCTTTCACAAACTATCCGATCTG GTATGAGATGATTGAGGACAAATTAAACATATCAAAATATTTATCTTGGACGTTTTGTTCATGTATAACTG GGAAGAGGAAGCCCGATCCTGAATTCTATTTGGAGGTTGTGAGACATCTGGAAGTTGATCCGGGAAGCTGTATCTTCGTTGATGACAG GATGAGAAATGTAGAGGCCGCGAAGGAAGTAGGCATCGTCGGTCTACATTTCAAAAATGCAGATTCGCTTCGTCAAGATCTTTTATCGATGGGGATTGACATTTCAACGAAACAAACCAATCTTCAACAAGAATAG
- the LOC137745634 gene encoding uncharacterized protein yields the protein MWCVGALGSKTMTPSAPFPLAGAASRAPTNSLASFHLHRASRRPRPPSAVSLSNHSSFGPKLSSKKILTIRCSAALTPELKNTLDKVVTSHKVVLFMKGTKDFPQCGFSNTCVQILRSLNVPFETINILENELLRQGLKEYSSWPTFPQLYIEGEFFGGCDITVDAYKSGELQELLEKAMCS from the exons atGTGGTGTGTTGGGGCCTTGGGCTCAAAAACTATGACACCATCTGCCCCTTTCCCTCTCGCTGGAGCTGCGAGCAGAGCCCCCACCAATTCCCTCGCTTCATTCCACCTCCACCGTGCCTCTCGGCGTCCCCGCCCTCCTTCCGCCGTCTCTCTTTCAAATCACTCGTCCTTCGGACCCAAGCTATCTTCGAAGAAGATCCTCACTATCCGATGCTCCGCCG CATTAACTCCGGAGCTGAAGAATACGTTGGACAAAGTTGTTACTTCACACAAAGTTGTTCTGTTTATGAAGGGAACAAAGGATTTTCCACAATGTGGTTTTTCTAACACTTGCGTACAGATATTGAGGTCTTTGAATGTACCCTTCGAAACAATAAACATACTAGAAAATGAACTTTTGCGCCAGGGATTAAAGGAGTATTCGAGTTGGCCAACATTTCCTCAACTCTACATTGAAGGAGAGTTTTTCGGAGGCTGTGACATCACTGTTG ATGCATATAAAAGCGGGGAGTTGCAGGAACTATTGGAGAAGGCAATGTGCTCGTAA
- the LOC137745981 gene encoding uncharacterized protein isoform X1 — translation MSLTQFAMVEELASLVKDNLTCKHLILSVEEALVDFLQSDTSSSGVLELEPMSSYNRLLLHRLADIFGFSHESVGEGDDRHLILERCPETSIPSILVGDILWQYDKPDSPTTSHLLLKRTESRPALRKKPPLLHHSLEEREAAYLAARERIFSSDLGEVKESVRQKPRSDPVVARRMIAHALGQRINPSSQGSPHEGCKASGGQTDELNVQGKVADEANLTAESFQHTISLLNGDMNSRGEVKNNHRSNSGSPLTGSEKKTSQKQGDNNGRNGHGVDEEYIKREQVGAAKRMFANALGVRSGKNGSLSKCSEVKHDSTE, via the exons ATGAGTTTGACCCAGTTCGCCATG GTTGAGGAATTGGCTTCTCTTGTCAAAGACAATCTTACTTGCAAGCATCTTATTCTCTCAGTGGAAGAGGCCTTGGTGGACTTCCTTCAGAGTGATACCAG TTCCAGTGGGGTCTTGGAGTTGGAACCAATGAGCTCGTACAACCGTCTTCTCTTGCATCGTCTTGCAGATATATTTGG GTTTTCCCATGAATCTGTTGGTGAAGGAGATGACCGCCACTTAATTTTGGAGCGATGCCCAGAGACTTCAAT ACCTTCAATCCTTGTTGGTGATATTTTGTGGCAGTATGATAAGCCTGATTCTCCAACGACTTCGCACCTATTATTAAAGAGGACAGAAAGCCGCCCAG CGTTGAGGAAAAAACCACCTTTGCTTCACCATTCACTTGAGGAGAGAGAAGCAGCTTATTTGGCTGCTCGCGAGCGAATATTTTCAAGCGACTTGGGCGAGGTGAAAGAATCTGTCAGGCAGAAGCCACGTAGTGACCCTGTTGTTGCCCGACGGATGATAGCACATGCCCTAGGCCAGAGAATCAATCCATCCAGTCAGGGTTCCCCTCATGAGGGTTGCAAAGCTTCTGGAGGGCAGACTGATGAATTAAATGTTCAAGGCAAGGTTGCTGATGAGGCTAATTTGACTGCAGAATCTTTTCAGCATACCATCTCCCTTTTGAACGGAGATATGAACTCGCGTGGTGAAGTGAAAAACAACCACCGTAGTAATAGTGGCTCACCTCTCACCGGAAGTGAAAAGAAGACATCCCAGAAACAAGGTGACAATAATGGAAGAAACGGACATGGTGTAGATGAGGAATACATCAAAAGGGAGCAGGTGGGAGCAGCAAAGAGGATGTTTGCTAATGCCTTGGGAGTGCGTTCAGGGAAGAATGGTTCTCTTTCGAAATGCAGCGAGGTAAAGCATGATAGCACGGAGTAA
- the LOC137745981 gene encoding uncharacterized protein isoform X2, with protein MSSYNRLLLHRLADIFGFSHESVGEGDDRHLILERCPETSIPSILVGDILWQYDKPDSPTTSHLLLKRTESRPALRKKPPLLHHSLEEREAAYLAARERIFSSDLGEVKESVRQKPRSDPVVARRMIAHALGQRINPSSQGSPHEGCKASGGQTDELNVQGKVADEANLTAESFQHTISLLNGDMNSRGEVKNNHRSNSGSPLTGSEKKTSQKQGDNNGRNGHGVDEEYIKREQVGAAKRMFANALGVRSGKNGSLSKCSEVKHDSTE; from the exons ATGAGCTCGTACAACCGTCTTCTCTTGCATCGTCTTGCAGATATATTTGG GTTTTCCCATGAATCTGTTGGTGAAGGAGATGACCGCCACTTAATTTTGGAGCGATGCCCAGAGACTTCAAT ACCTTCAATCCTTGTTGGTGATATTTTGTGGCAGTATGATAAGCCTGATTCTCCAACGACTTCGCACCTATTATTAAAGAGGACAGAAAGCCGCCCAG CGTTGAGGAAAAAACCACCTTTGCTTCACCATTCACTTGAGGAGAGAGAAGCAGCTTATTTGGCTGCTCGCGAGCGAATATTTTCAAGCGACTTGGGCGAGGTGAAAGAATCTGTCAGGCAGAAGCCACGTAGTGACCCTGTTGTTGCCCGACGGATGATAGCACATGCCCTAGGCCAGAGAATCAATCCATCCAGTCAGGGTTCCCCTCATGAGGGTTGCAAAGCTTCTGGAGGGCAGACTGATGAATTAAATGTTCAAGGCAAGGTTGCTGATGAGGCTAATTTGACTGCAGAATCTTTTCAGCATACCATCTCCCTTTTGAACGGAGATATGAACTCGCGTGGTGAAGTGAAAAACAACCACCGTAGTAATAGTGGCTCACCTCTCACCGGAAGTGAAAAGAAGACATCCCAGAAACAAGGTGACAATAATGGAAGAAACGGACATGGTGTAGATGAGGAATACATCAAAAGGGAGCAGGTGGGAGCAGCAAAGAGGATGTTTGCTAATGCCTTGGGAGTGCGTTCAGGGAAGAATGGTTCTCTTTCGAAATGCAGCGAGGTAAAGCATGATAGCACGGAGTAA
- the LOC137745152 gene encoding ALBINO3-like protein 2, chloroplastic isoform X2 — MALAHHLLRRSRASAVFNFQLMIPTLSAAQPHARQSHLPLPLILPFAPTRTFSSHTPCLDRLGLGVVPAESAATQSTGVLNSGAEKSLLPIDELISVLDWFHQLTGLPWWVVIASSTLAMKITVLPIRMLQINKLTRIARLLPKLPPPLPPPFSGKSYMGQMSRFYKKSKAVGCPSFLWILAYPIVYAPCFILWLNTTRNMSLDNHPGFDSGGTLWFQNLTETPHSVLGLVLPFMIAGLHFASVQISFPTVGERTDMHGLMGKYYKDYLVFLTVPILCVSCTMPQGSLVFWGTSSLLNIIQKLTLDNPAVRAKLRFPGIDAPTGAANSKDLSTREISPLASPTRMKTINLHNLSPIELLNLSVLVLSRGDTDRALHMKKLALEKDPENVKALITTGQTLLKKTLNAEATEYFERALTKLFSAGRPTGAEDVDLLIIASQWTGVAYIRQVREKLRKGWYTLKELQKWKCQMNQEAKLITMTLYYCFQAFWPKWIARLKL, encoded by the exons ATGGCGTTGGCGCACCACCTCCTCCGTCGCTCTCGGGCCTCCGCCGTCTTTAACTTCCAGCTGATGATCCCCACTCTCTCTGCGGCTCAGCCTCACGCGCGTCAGTcccacctccctctccctctcattCTCCCGTTTGCCCCAACTCGCACTTTCTCCTCTCACACTCCCTGTCTCGATCGACTCGGTCTCGGCGTCGTCCCAGCTGAATCGGCGGCAACTCAGTCGACAGGGGTTTTGAATTCTGGTGCCGAAAAGTCGCTACTTCCAATTGACGAGCTGATTTCGGTGCTCGACTGGTTCCATCAGCTCACTGGCTTACCATG gtgGGTAGTAATTGCTTCTTCAACTTTGGCTATGAAAATTACTGTGCTCCCCATTCGTATGCTGCAAATTAACAAGTTGACAAGGATTGCACGGTTACTTCCCAAAT TGCCTCCTCCCCTGCCACCACCCTTCTCAGGAAAGAGTTATATGGGTCAAATGTCTCGATTTTACAAGAAAAGCAAGGCAGTAGGATGTCCCTCATTTCTATGGATCCTTGCATACCCCATAGTCTAT GCGCCCTGCTTTATCCTGTGGCTCAATACTACTAGGAACATGTCACTTGATAATCATCCCGGGTTTGATAGC GGAGGCACTTTATGGTTCCAAAACTTGACAGAAACTCCCCATAGTGTTTTAGGCCTCGTCCTTCCTTTCATGATTGCTGGTTTGCACTTTGCTTCCGTTCAG ATTTCTTTCCCGACGGTTGGAGAAAGGACGGACATGCATGGTTTAATGGGAAAA TACTACAAAGATTACTTGGTTTTCTTGACCGTGCCTATATTATGTGTTAGCTGCACTATGCCTCAG GGAAGCCTCGTCTTTTGGGGTACGAGTAGCTTACTAAACATCATCCAG AAATTAACTCTCGATAATCCTGCTGTGCGGGCAAAGTTGCGGTTTCCAGGCATAGATGCTCCTACAGGCGCTGCAAACTCTAAGGATTTGAGTACTCGCGAAATATCGCCCTTGGCTTCTCCTACAAGAATGAAGACAATAAATTTACACAACCTGTCCCCTATTGAGCTTCTTAAT CTTTCAGTCCTAGTCTTATCACGGGGAGATACAGATAGAGCACTTCATATGAAAAA ACTTGCGCTTGAGAAGGATCCTGAAAATGTAAAAGCATTGATTACAACGGGTCAGACCTTGTTGAAGAAAACTTTGAATGCAGAGGCTACCGAATACTTCGAGCGTGCCCTCACCAAG CTCTTCAGTGCTGGCCGGCCGACGGGAGCGGAGGACGTTGATCTTCTAATTATTGCATCTCAGTGGACTGGAGTAGCCTACATACGGCAGGTGAG GGAAAAGCTGCGGAAGGGATGGTACACCTTGAAAGAGTTGCAAAAATGGAAGTGCCAGATGAACCAAGAGGCAAAGCTCATTACTATGACGCTCTACTATTGCTTTCAAG CTTTTTGGCCAAAGTGGATCGCAAGGCTGAAGCTTTGA
- the LOC137745152 gene encoding ALBINO3-like protein 2, chloroplastic isoform X1, translating to MALAHHLLRRSRASAVFNFQLMIPTLSAAQPHARQSHLPLPLILPFAPTRTFSSHTPCLDRLGLGVVPAESAATQSTGVLNSGAEKSLLPIDELISVLDWFHQLTGLPWWVVIASSTLAMKITVLPIRMLQINKLTRIARLLPKLPPPLPPPFSGKSYMGQMSRFYKKSKAVGCPSFLWILAYPIVYAPCFILWLNTTRNMSLDNHPGFDSGGTLWFQNLTETPHSVLGLVLPFMIAGLHFASVQISFPTVGERTDMHGLMGKYYKDYLVFLTVPILCVSCTMPQGSLVFWGTSSLLNIIQKLTLDNPAVRAKLRFPGIDAPTGAANSKDLSTREISPLASPTRMKTINLHNLSPIELLNLSVLVLSRGDTDRALHMKKLALEKDPENVKALITTGQTLLKKTLNAEATEYFERALTKLFSAGRPTGAEDVDLLIIASQWTGVAYIRQGKAAEGMVHLERVAKMEVPDEPRGKAHYYDALLLLSSFLAKVDRKAEALKYLRMAAAYNPDYNEYIEQYEKEDEDNSPVSNTAKIQQDETRLGSQKRGSRKRRNK from the exons ATGGCGTTGGCGCACCACCTCCTCCGTCGCTCTCGGGCCTCCGCCGTCTTTAACTTCCAGCTGATGATCCCCACTCTCTCTGCGGCTCAGCCTCACGCGCGTCAGTcccacctccctctccctctcattCTCCCGTTTGCCCCAACTCGCACTTTCTCCTCTCACACTCCCTGTCTCGATCGACTCGGTCTCGGCGTCGTCCCAGCTGAATCGGCGGCAACTCAGTCGACAGGGGTTTTGAATTCTGGTGCCGAAAAGTCGCTACTTCCAATTGACGAGCTGATTTCGGTGCTCGACTGGTTCCATCAGCTCACTGGCTTACCATG gtgGGTAGTAATTGCTTCTTCAACTTTGGCTATGAAAATTACTGTGCTCCCCATTCGTATGCTGCAAATTAACAAGTTGACAAGGATTGCACGGTTACTTCCCAAAT TGCCTCCTCCCCTGCCACCACCCTTCTCAGGAAAGAGTTATATGGGTCAAATGTCTCGATTTTACAAGAAAAGCAAGGCAGTAGGATGTCCCTCATTTCTATGGATCCTTGCATACCCCATAGTCTAT GCGCCCTGCTTTATCCTGTGGCTCAATACTACTAGGAACATGTCACTTGATAATCATCCCGGGTTTGATAGC GGAGGCACTTTATGGTTCCAAAACTTGACAGAAACTCCCCATAGTGTTTTAGGCCTCGTCCTTCCTTTCATGATTGCTGGTTTGCACTTTGCTTCCGTTCAG ATTTCTTTCCCGACGGTTGGAGAAAGGACGGACATGCATGGTTTAATGGGAAAA TACTACAAAGATTACTTGGTTTTCTTGACCGTGCCTATATTATGTGTTAGCTGCACTATGCCTCAG GGAAGCCTCGTCTTTTGGGGTACGAGTAGCTTACTAAACATCATCCAG AAATTAACTCTCGATAATCCTGCTGTGCGGGCAAAGTTGCGGTTTCCAGGCATAGATGCTCCTACAGGCGCTGCAAACTCTAAGGATTTGAGTACTCGCGAAATATCGCCCTTGGCTTCTCCTACAAGAATGAAGACAATAAATTTACACAACCTGTCCCCTATTGAGCTTCTTAAT CTTTCAGTCCTAGTCTTATCACGGGGAGATACAGATAGAGCACTTCATATGAAAAA ACTTGCGCTTGAGAAGGATCCTGAAAATGTAAAAGCATTGATTACAACGGGTCAGACCTTGTTGAAGAAAACTTTGAATGCAGAGGCTACCGAATACTTCGAGCGTGCCCTCACCAAG CTCTTCAGTGCTGGCCGGCCGACGGGAGCGGAGGACGTTGATCTTCTAATTATTGCATCTCAGTGGACTGGAGTAGCCTACATACGGCAG GGAAAAGCTGCGGAAGGGATGGTACACCTTGAAAGAGTTGCAAAAATGGAAGTGCCAGATGAACCAAGAGGCAAAGCTCATTACTATGACGCTCTACTATTGCTTTCAAG CTTTTTGGCCAAAGTGGATCGCAAGGCTGAAGCTTTGAAGTATCTGCGGATGGCTGCTGCTTACAATCCTGATTACAATGAATACATAGAGCAATACGAAAAGGAAGACGAAGACAACAGTCCCGTGAGCAACACAGCGAAAATCCAGCAAGACGAGACAAGGTTGGGCAGTCAGAAGAGAGgatcaagaaaaagaagaaataagtaG
- the LOC137745151 gene encoding uncharacterized protein, which produces MPCPSNSITYNGSQCACAVGYILNQTAASCVLFAANSTISTDGGINSYAIKFPETIFSFDSIKKFTQSQAVFLEGTLVLLLSWLCFCLFLRFMKLGNDGRSIWFRLRWWISRLDVCFATRHWLDDQKVVKKRKTELGGMFSMASWILFVGLFAALLYQTISNRSIEVHNVRATNAPDLAAFKNDMEFNITVVSSMSCSNLRDLGTLVTGNPGFIDYRVAPLSKFGNYSCRNTSIGPIIILRCRNCQPLEDNLYISWQFIDLPNNPAAAVGFQFNLSTRSHASKKHVSFVSGTLKNGSSFDDTPVTFRGNTTNILKFSLFPRIYHNHHDLRLVQPLFHEFVPGSFFSDEGQLRASLENSKDGMLNTTLYINFLSAYIVEIDNQNVLGPVSFLADLGGLYCICIGIFFYLLLQFEFRIKKLRNEDIVLRRIRNRRKAQDRWDKLRKYVMYTWGCKALEDYYESINEESGCVNCGTQSVHRNGSSHKRRQQETVISFNRKLSLPKKTLVQECSDTVGSVKSFTPGTTPNLEESSSHSAVRPALQMESLGSTKDGKQQFVHASKEDSSPPKALTPTIDDIIPPPPSLELKDASEMDMSDVQKNLRSLHQYNVLLREKLVATQSLFHSLASKSSPS; this is translated from the exons ATGCCATGTCCATCAAACAGCATCACCTACAATGGCAGCCAGTGTGCCTGCGCAGTTGGGTACATTCTAAACCAAACCGCCGCCAGCTGCGTCCTGTTTGCCGCCAATTCCACCATCTCCACCGACGGCGGCATCAACAGCTACGCCATAAAATTCCCGGAGAccatcttctcctttgactCCATAAAAAAGTTCACGCAATCCCAAGCCGTCTTCTTGGAGGGCACGCTTGTGTTGCTGCTTTCTTGGCTTTGCTTTTGCCTCTTCCTCAGGTTTATGAAGCTCGGCAACGACGGCCGGAGCATTTGGTTCCGGCTCCGATGGTGGATTAGCCGATTGGATGTTTGCTTTGCCACTAGGCATTGGCTG GATGATCAAAAGGTAGTTAAGAAACGAAAAACGGAACTTGGTGGAATGTTCTCAATGGCAAGTTGGATTCTCTTCGTTGGCTTGTTTGCTGC GTTGCTCTACCAAACCATATCAAATAGAAGTATCGAGGTGCATAATGTCAGAGCAACAAATGCACCTGACTTGGCTGCCTTCAAGAATGACATGGAATTTAACATAACCGTGGTTTCTAGTATGAGCTGTTCAAACTTACGTGATCTTGGTACTTTAGTTACTGGAAATCCTGGCTTCATTGACTACAGAGTGGCTCCTCTATCAAAATTCGGGAACTACTCGTGTCGGAATACGAGTATAGGACCAATTATAATTCTTAGGTGCAGGAATTGTCAACCACTTGAAGACAATTTGTACATTTCATGGCAGTTCATCGATCTTCCTAATAatcctgctgctgctgttggATTTCAGTTCAATCTCAGTACAAGGAGTCATGCTAGTAAAAAACATGTCAGTTTTGTTAGCGGAACCCTAAAGAATGGAAGCAGTTTTGATGATACACCAGTTACATTCAGAGGAAATACtacaaatatattaaaatttagtttgtttcCCCGGATATACCATAATCATCATGATCTAAGGCTTGTCCAACCTCTGTTTCATGAGTTTGTTCCGGGTTCATTTTTCAGTGATGAAGGTCAGCTCCGAGCGTCCCTTGAAAATTCTAAGGATGGAATGCTCAACACTACATTATATATCAACTTTCTCTCTGCCTATATTGTGGAGATAGATAACCAAAACGTTTTGGGTCCTG TGAGCTTCCTTGCGGATCTTGGTGGCCTGTATTGCATCTGTATTGGcatttttttctaccttttgtTGCAA TTTGAGTTCAGGATAAAAAAACTCCGGAATGAAGATATCGTGTTGCGGAGGATCAGAAATCGGCGAAAAGCCCAAGACCGCTGGGATAAA TTAAGGAAATATGTGATGTATACATGGGGCTGCAAGGCATTGGAGGATTATTATGAGAGCATAAACGAGGAATCAGGTTGTGTGAATTGTGGTACACAATCAGTTCATCGAAATGGATCATCACATAAGCGAAGGCAACAAGAAACGGTGATTAGTTTTAACAGGAAGCTCAGCTTGCCTAAGAAG ACTCTGGTTCAAGAGTGCTCTGACACTGTTGGGAGTGTAAAGTCATTTACACCGGGAACTACACCGAACCTGGAAGAAAGTTCATCGCATTCAGCAGTCAGACCT GCTCTGCAAATGGAATCGCTTGGCTCTACAAAGGATGGAAAACAGCAGTTTGTTCATGCGTCTAAAGAAGATTCCTCTCCACCTAAAGCCTTAACTCCGACAATTGATGATATCATTCCTCCACCTCCTTCACTAG AATTGAAGGATGCTTCTGAAATGGATATGTCTGATGTTCAAAAGAATCTTAGAAGTTTGCACCAGTACAACGTTTTGTTGAGGGAAAAGTTAGTAGCTACGCAGTCTTTGTTCCATTCTTTAGCTTCAAAATCCTCACCTTCGTAA
- the LOC137745677 gene encoding ALBINO3-like protein 2, chloroplastic has translation MATSSKLSSHLRRIRPSAFNFLPTLSHARQFHILTNTNRKDHSRHSPPRNSHALAQSLAFSHSRFISTSSFDDSDIDQLGVSAVDPAATQSELLSLGCFSGEDSVLPVRVLISVLDGFHDLTGLPWWIVIGSSTLAMRISLLPLLIVQLQKLKRIGELFPKLPPPMPPLFSGKSYINQISLFRKERKVIGCPSMLWFLASFSVQVPCFLLWLTTIRTMSLGNHHGFDCGGALWFSNLTELPRGVLGSIFPFLIAGLHYANVQISFKNSSVGKSSGLLDTLANYYKRYLDVMTFPILFVTYCVPQGSLVYWATNSSLSLIQQLALKDPALRAKLGLPDKAAPTVTPNPEEAGTPDISPLASPTKLKKINLQNLSPKQLLNLSIQVLSKGDKEGALPVLKLALEKDPEYVRALVVMGQTLLQKSLHAEAIEYFERAITKLLGAGQPTGGEDIDLLILASQWTGVAYIRQGKSAEGIVHLERVAQLEEPDEPSIKAHYFDGLLLLSSALSNEGRKPEALKYLRLAAAYNPTYNELLEQYENENEEDGSFVSDLAGSRRRDY, from the exons ATGGCAACCTCCTCCAAGCTCTCCTCCCACCTCCGTCGCATACGCCCCTCCGCCTTCAACTTCCTCCCCACTCTTTCTCACGCGCGTCAATTCCACATCCTTACAAACACTAATCGCAAAGACCACAGCCGCCACTCGCCTCCTCGCAACTCCCACGCGCTTGCTCAATCCCTCGCTTTCTCCCACTCTCGATTTATCTCTACCAGCTCTTTCGATGACTCCGATATTGATCAGCTCGGCGTCTCCGCCGTCGACCCGGCGGCGACTCAGTCGGAGCTTCTGAGTTTAGGTTGCTTTTCTGGCGAGGACTCCGTGCTTCCCGTTCGAGTGCTGATTTCGGTGCTCGACGGGTTCCATGATCTCACTGGTTTGCCATG GTGGATAGTTATTGGGTCCTCTACTTTGGCTATGAGAATTTCGTTGCTCCCGTTACTTATTGTGCAACtgcaaaagttgaaaaggattGGAGAGTTATTTCCCAAAT TGCCTCCTCCAATGCCACCACTCTTCTCAGGAAAGAGTTATATTAATCAAATTTCTCTATttcgaaaagaaagaaaggtgaTTGGGTGTCCCTCGATGTTATGGTTCCTTGCGTCCTTCTCTGTTCAG GTTCCATGCTTTCTCCTGTGGTTGACCACCATTCGGACTATGTCACTGGGCAATCATCATGGATTTGATTGC GGTGGTGCCTTGTGGTTCAGCAATTTGACTGAGTTACCTCGTGGTGTTCTTGGCTCcatctttccttttctgattgcTGGTTTGCACTATGCCAATGTTCAG ATTTCTTTTAAGAATTCTTCAGTAGGAAAATCCAGCGGCCTGTTGGACACATTAGCAAAC TACTACAAGCGTTATTTGGATGTTATGACCTTCCCAAtattatttgttacctactgtGTTCCTCAg GGAAGCCTAGTTTATTGGGCTACGAATAGCTCACTAAGTCTCATTCAG CAATTAGCTCTCAAAGATCCTGCTCTACGGGCAAAGTTGGGGTTGCCAGACAAGGCTGCTCCTACAGTCACTCCAAATCCTGAGGAGGCGGGTACTCCTGATATATCGCCCTTGGCTTCTCCtacaaaattgaagaaaataaacttaCAGAACCTGTCCCCTAAACAGTTGCTTAAT CTTTCCATCCAAGTCTTATCAAAAGGCGATAAAGAAGGAGCACTTCCTGTGCTAAA ACTTGCCCTTGAGAAGGATCCGGAATATGtaagagcattggttgtaatgGGTCAGACTCTTCTGCAGAAAAGTTTGCACGCAGAGGCCATTGAATACTTTGAACGTGCTATCACCAAG CTCCTCGGTGCTGGCCAGCCGACTGGAGGGGAGGACATCGATCTTCTAATTCTAGCATCTCAGTGGACTGGTGTTGCCTACATACGACAG GGAAAAAGTGCAGAAGGGATTGTACACCTTGAAAGAGTGGCACAACTGGAAGAGCCAGATGAACCGAGCATCAAAGCTCATTATTTTGACGGGTTGTTGTTGCTTTCAAG TGCTCTATCCAACGAGGGTCGCAAGCCTGAAGCTTTGAAGTATCTGCGCTTGGCTGCTGCTTATAATCCCACTTACAACGAATTACTCGAGCAATACGAAAATGAAAACGAGGAGGATGGCAGTTTTGTAAGTGATCTGGCGGGCAGTAGGCGACGAGACTATTGA